The region ATCTGCTACTGCACATCAcaaattatagatataaaaaaagagcCAACCTTTTACCCTCTCAAGAGATAAGGGAgggatcaaaattttagaacacTGGGTATGATATGTAATTAGGTTTTTAATTAACAATGTGCTTTGTTGGGCTTTCAACATCAAGAGTTGGTCACTTGGTCGCGTATGTTGAGATCTTGTATTAAGTGTGTGACAATAACTCGTACTCGCTGACGGGTAGCCCACCACTTTAGACTATTCTAGTGGGAATGGTATTCTCTAGAGTAGGCTTGACTTAATCTACATGATTGGATAATTTGTCCTGTATTAGTTGTTGAATGCTAATCATCTTCCATGGTGGATGCTTACTTTTATGCCTTGCCAGTAACTGCTTTGTGGTCTTCGTTGCTCTGACATCATGGAATAATCATTTTTCTCCTTCTCAGGTTTCTTTTTTGGTGGTGTTTGGATTTGCAAATCAAAGATAGATTGCTGGCTGATACAAAACTTAAGGTAATATACCGTTCTCCGGGTACTTTCAGATTGCAGGAGGTCAGCAGTTACCGATGCTTTATCTTGTGCATATGCAGTGCTGCTGAGCTGATTTGGAGGATTCTTGGTCGTGTGGCATCTGGTGAATTTTTGGTTTCTGTGCATTTTTCGCTAGCGATGTCTTTCCGCAGCATAGTCCGTGATGTTAGGGAAAGCTTCGGAAGCTTATCAAGACGGAGTTTTGAGGTGAGAATTTCAGGTCTCCCTGGTCTTTCTGGCCATCACAGAGGGAAGTCCCTTGGATCTTTGAGCGAGCTGCATGATAGACCTGTAGTAGTAGATCAAAGCAGATGGGTTGGTCTTCCTCCTGAATTACTCCGTGATGTGATGAAAAGActagaggaaggagagagcaCTTGGCCTTCCCGCAAAGATGTCGTTGCCTGTGCAGCAGTCTGCAGAACATGGAGAGAGATATGTAAGGATATAGTGCAAAGCCCAGAAATCTGTGGAAAGATCACTTTTCCCGTGTCTCTAAAACAGGTAAAATCATGCTCAGTTAGCAATAAATACTTGCAAATTCTATGCTGTATTTGTTTCTTAATGTGTACAACATGGTTCCTGTGTATGCACAGATGCAAAACAAATACACCAGAAAGAGTTTAAGTTAgaaatgcaaaataattttctcaCATCTAAACCTGTACAAATGATTACATGAGATCAATCAAGCGCCTACGTATATTCTGGTGTAAACTTTAAAAGCATGTAAATTGCTACTGAAGTTCATGTAAACAACATCTAGTATATGGATGCGCAGCCAAAAGTATCTTCTGGATGGGGATGTGTGTGGAGCATTCCATCATTCCCAACTCCTTTAAAAAGAGTAAAGAACTGTATAGTAGTAGCTTTTATTCTGTTGCCACACCTATAGTGTAGAACAATTGAAATGAATAAATGACTGTGTTTTAATCAAATCATAGCAGTTGGTATGTTTTTTAAGTACCAGAGTAACACATTGAAATTCTTATAGGCAATTGAAATTAATGATTGGATTCTGCAATAGATGTGTGCACTTCTGAAAGTTTCCACCTGTTTAACTTTGATTTTTCATGTACAGCCTGGGCCTCGAGATGGTTTAATTCAGTGCTTTATAAAAAGGGACAAATCAAAATTGACTTATTATCTCTACCTGTGTCTTAGCCCTGGTAAGTACATGTCCCCATGTCTcctattaatatttaaatatgtactgaacatttttttagtgtaTACACGAAAGTTATTTATGCATATTTATTCTCTTTACCACTAACATTGGTTTGCGAACGTGGAAGATTGTTATGCTAACTATATGATTTGATCATGTAGCTGTGCTCAGCGAGAACGGAAAATTTCTGCTTGCAGCTAAGAGGACTCGTCGGACAACATATACGGAATATATAATATCTGTGGATTCTAAGAACATCTCACGGTCAAGTAATGGTTATGTTGGAAAACTTAGGTGATGTACCATTCTTCACAATAGCGTTCCTTCCATTGTTTGAGTTTGGcacagagatatgcatttaaatCTGAAATTATAAACACAAGCAGGTCAAATTTTCTTGGCACCAAATTCGTTGTCTATGACACACAGCCACCATACAATGCTGGGAGCCTTGCCTCATGTCAGCATGGCAGCCGTCGAATATCTTCTAGGAGGGTTTCACCGAAGTTACCCACTGGTAGCTACCCTATTGCTCGGGTGAAATATGAGCTAAATGTTCTTGGCACCAGGGGACCAAGGCGCATGCAATGCACCATGCATTCAATCCCAGCCTCAGCAGTTGACCCTGAAGGCGTGGTGCCTGGTCAGCCAGAGCAGCTTCTCCCTGGTCCATTTGAGGAGTCCTTTCGCAGCACAAACACCTCCTCCAGGTTCTCCTCTTTCATGGACAGATCTCTGGACTTCAGCAGCTCCCGCTTCTCGGAAATAAGTGGATTAACAAACCAACAAGGAGAGGATGATGGGGAGGCCAAGGAGAGGCCTTTGGTTCTCCGGAACAAAGTGCCAAGATGGCATGAGCAGCTGCAATGCTGGTGCCTGAACTTCCGTGGCCGTGTGACTGTGGCTTCTGTCAAGAACTTCCAGCTGATAGCTGCACCACCGCCAGCTGCTGCGTCTGCTGAATCTTCGCAaccagagcagcagcagcagcaaaaccAGCCATCCGATCACGACAAGGTTATCCTGCAGTTTGGTAAGGTTGCCAAGGACATGTTCACCATGGACTACCGGTACCCCCTCTCAGCATTCCAGGCTTTCGCCATCTGTTTGACTAGCTTCGACACCAAGCTGGCTTGTGAATGATCAATATAGGTCAGTGTAGTGTAATTCTGCAAGAGTGCTTGCATAGCGTGTGATACGTACATCAGTCTCAGTCTGCTTGTGTGCAGTGCAGCCGCAGTTTGTTCTTCTCTGTTCTTCTGATGTAAACTAAAGAATGGCAACAAATCTGAAATGCAGTTCTTTGCTACATTTATCATGTACTCCATCCACTACGGTAACTTGTTTGTAGGTTGGAAGAACCACACACTCCTGTACTAGCATGTGATTTACTTAGGTCCTCTTTGTTTCCGCTAGAATTact is a window of Oryza brachyantha chromosome 8, ObraRS2, whole genome shotgun sequence DNA encoding:
- the LOC102706308 gene encoding tubby-like F-box protein 12 isoform X1, which produces MLIIFHGFFFGGVWICKSKIDCWLIQNLSAAELIWRILGRVASGEFLVSVHFSLAMSFRSIVRDVRESFGSLSRRSFEVRISGLPGLSGHHRGKSLGSLSELHDRPVVVDQSRWVGLPPELLRDVMKRLEEGESTWPSRKDVVACAAVCRTWREICKDIVQSPEICGKITFPVSLKQPGPRDGLIQCFIKRDKSKLTYYLYLCLSPAVLSENGKFLLAAKRTRRTTYTEYIISVDSKNISRSSNGYVGKLRSNFLGTKFVVYDTQPPYNAGSLASCQHGSRRISSRRVSPKLPTGSYPIARVKYELNVLGTRGPRRMQCTMHSIPASAVDPEGVVPGQPEQLLPGPFEESFRSTNTSSRFSSFMDRSLDFSSSRFSEISGLTNQQGEDDGEAKERPLVLRNKVPRWHEQLQCWCLNFRGRVTVASVKNFQLIAAPPPAAASAESSQPEQQQQQNQPSDHDKVILQFGKVAKDMFTMDYRYPLSAFQAFAICLTSFDTKLACE
- the LOC102706308 gene encoding tubby-like F-box protein 12 isoform X2, with product MSFRSIVRDVRESFGSLSRRSFEVRISGLPGLSGHHRGKSLGSLSELHDRPVVVDQSRWVGLPPELLRDVMKRLEEGESTWPSRKDVVACAAVCRTWREICKDIVQSPEICGKITFPVSLKQPGPRDGLIQCFIKRDKSKLTYYLYLCLSPAVLSENGKFLLAAKRTRRTTYTEYIISVDSKNISRSSNGYVGKLRSNFLGTKFVVYDTQPPYNAGSLASCQHGSRRISSRRVSPKLPTGSYPIARVKYELNVLGTRGPRRMQCTMHSIPASAVDPEGVVPGQPEQLLPGPFEESFRSTNTSSRFSSFMDRSLDFSSSRFSEISGLTNQQGEDDGEAKERPLVLRNKVPRWHEQLQCWCLNFRGRVTVASVKNFQLIAAPPPAAASAESSQPEQQQQQNQPSDHDKVILQFGKVAKDMFTMDYRYPLSAFQAFAICLTSFDTKLACE
- the LOC102706308 gene encoding tubby-like F-box protein 12 isoform X3, encoding MLGKASEAYQDGVLRPVVVDQSRWVGLPPELLRDVMKRLEEGESTWPSRKDVVACAAVCRTWREICKDIVQSPEICGKITFPVSLKQPGPRDGLIQCFIKRDKSKLTYYLYLCLSPAVLSENGKFLLAAKRTRRTTYTEYIISVDSKNISRSSNGYVGKLRSNFLGTKFVVYDTQPPYNAGSLASCQHGSRRISSRRVSPKLPTGSYPIARVKYELNVLGTRGPRRMQCTMHSIPASAVDPEGVVPGQPEQLLPGPFEESFRSTNTSSRFSSFMDRSLDFSSSRFSEISGLTNQQGEDDGEAKERPLVLRNKVPRWHEQLQCWCLNFRGRVTVASVKNFQLIAAPPPAAASAESSQPEQQQQQNQPSDHDKVILQFGKVAKDMFTMDYRYPLSAFQAFAICLTSFDTKLACE